The following DNA comes from Plasmodium coatneyi strain Hackeri chromosome 9, complete sequence.
GGATATGCTTAATGATtcatattgtaaaaaatttatgcagGATCATGGGACACGCGCTGCATGTAAACAGAAGAAATCGCAAGTACTACCACAATTAGAATGTACTAGCGCATCTAAAGTAGAGtctgaagaagaggaagaggaggacgatGGGGACCTGGACGAACTACTGCTGGAGGACGACCCTGAAGAGGTAGGAAAGATGGAGGGAAGGTTaggtttcctttccttctttcccttttattttaaagtAGATAATTTAGTAGTGCTATGCATACAATGCTTCCATACACAGTGTAATAATGTGTTGAAAGGGAAATGTTGaaaaacatgaaaaatgcatatatataatcccTTAATTACTTTCGTAGGCGGAAGATTTGAGTAAATTACCCTCGagacaaatatataaaaggtTACGTGAGggaatatatgaatatgaGCAGGATGCGAATGTTGAGAAggtaaggaacaaattaaaaagcgAAGGAGTGAACGAAAACATTTATGGGGAAATTATGAGTGCACTGTATAGTATAATTGGGAAGAAAGGTAAAAAGCAGGAGCAGCAGGAAGATTGTGagttcttttattattgggtGGGTGATAAATTATCCAAAACTCTAGGGGACGAAAAATTCCCAACAGCTATGAAAGGATGTTACGACGAAATGTATGATAGTCAGAGGAAATATGACTGTGATTTCCCTCGCAgtccagaaaaaaaaaaagtctttaAAGCCTCAAAAATAATGTTTGATTATTACAAAGACAAAGATTCTATGAAGCAGCATTTAGGGGAAGGGTTTGAGAATTGTACTAATGAATATTACAGGTACGTGGAGAGAGCTATTTCTGCTTATAGGATCATGAGGCGTGAGTGCAAAAGGGACAATGAAACTATATGGTGtaaagaatttgaaaaaatgtataaggaatgtagaaaagggagaaagatAGATAAGGAATGTACGGTGGCAAATGAACCAGAAGAATTATGTAGAAGCAGTTCCGAAGCAGAAGCCAGTACATTCCCTGCAGTGTATAACGAATCCTCCCTCGAAACAAGCACCACCACTACCGCTGCCATCTCTTCCATACTAGGAATAGGGGGACTACCATTAATCatctattttttatataaggtaaaatattactaTTATATATTGGAAGTAGGAATAGTACTATTCACTCatatttacttttatttaaaataaatataaagaataGATTGTACACTGTGCATTGtgaattatgtatatatatatatgtatgtgtttaTATGTATCTATACACACAaccacacacatatatattaattgaACTGtgtgctatatatatgtggggaatacatacatatattttcaaCACCCATTCCTTtgccctcttcttttttcttcagtacACATCTATATTCTCTGGAATAGGTGGCACCCTCTCTGGTaggagaagcagaaaaaggtCCACCATCAAACATGAATTAAACACGTCCTTCTCAGGCCACGAGGACACCTCTACGGACAATTCTTCTACAGCAGAATATGCAACTACCATAGTAGGTTCGTTATCAAATTTAACAAGAGCAGCATCTTCAACCATAGCAGATTCTACGTATGAATCTACCGCATTTGGTGGGCCAACATCCACAAGAGGAAGAGCAAACAATAGAAGGCAACCACAAAGGCAACAGAACTTaagaaatataagttatGGGCGTATGTGATGTAACATTCAATGAATACAACTTTCCAAATTGTAATTAGTACGTAATGTCCCCTCAGGAACTATAATAACTTACCGTTTTAAGTACATTACCACAGTAACCATATAATATAAGAAGGAGAATTGTGGTTCAGGGTTAAGAGTTTTACTCTTAGGGTTAAAGGTTTGAGGTATAGGACCTAATGTTTAAAGGTGTtagaatggaaggttgttagggtggtggtaggtgggttgttagggtggtggtaggtgggttgttagggtggtggtaggtgggttgttagggtggtggtaggtgggttgttagggtggtggtaggtgggttgttagggtggtggtaggtgggttgttaggagtggtagaTTGacggttgttaggggtggtaggatAAAGGTTTAGTGGTgttagggaggaaggttccaggtattagagtgaaggttAAGGGTGTGCAGGTATTATAAAGGGGTCCTTTTCTAGATTAATGACCCAATAATATGGCCTGGTACTTTAGCCGTCCCAGGGGGGAGTTACACCCGAGGGGTGTgtaaatagaagaaaggaaagaaaaaaaaaagaaaataaaaaaaaaaagaggtaaggaaagaaacagaaggaaaggaagaaaaaggaggaaaaaaaaaaaaataaataaaaggaaaaagaggaaaaaaggaaaaggatgaagggtcaggaagaaaaagctaAAATGTACTAAGTAAGGCCGTTACAAAATATGAAGCATTCTGGATGGGTTCATCacaggtggaaggaaaataaattccttttaatttttttagcatGCTGCATTAATAACCTCGTTggtgcctttttttcatttattttattttttttttttcttttggcgAGAACGTAATGCGCGCATACTATCCATCATCAGTGACGTTCCGCTAAAGAAAGGAGgtagttcaaaaaaaaagaaaaatgcaaaacgcaaaaaatgcacacttaaaaaaaagaggtacaACATTAGcaaatattcttttttttttcttttttctaattcTTATTTTGTACGACAATGGTGGCAGTAGCGTCCACAAAACAAACGGTGCGTTGTGTCCAGCCTGCACAATTGGTTGGCCCCCGGGGCAGGGATGCACACTAGTatacgtatatttttatattttatatacgtatgtacaaAAGTGCATATACACTTTTCGATCTTATGTCCGGATGTGCGCATTCCGTTTGGATTCTAATGTCAACTGTATTCAcgttttatttaaatttttagtttttttgtCCAGTGATTTCCTATGCCTTTTAATGTGTTTCGTGATAAACACAGCGTTCAATTgcgtacattttttgttacaaaaaaaaaaaaatgtaaaaataaaataatagtaTTAGATATGTACACTAAGGTAATGCGAAAGTGTAAAATTAGAGACAGTCGCACATGTAAACTACGCGGAAATGCAGGTCATCCTTTTTGTCCTGTTGGCACGAAAATTGAATTTCTCACATTATGGGGGTGAGTGCACTATTCCGTTATTGTTTCTTCCGGGGTgaacaaattatatatatattcttgaTCTCCTGCCTatttatacatgtgtacgtgAGAGTTTATCTCTTTAGAGACATTAGGACGGTAAACATAATAAAAACCATATACGTTACTGTGTGGTTGTGAAAATTGATAAGGGATTCTGCTTGAGGTGTGGCTGGGTCTACCCCGCCCATGGCTAATCTCCACATTTTTGGCGCATCACATCTGACAGGGTAAGCGAAAACAGAAATAGAATACGTGAGTGATACGTCTGCGCCAGCTGTGTAGGAATTACTCGTGGGAGAAAGACAATCTCAGAGCAGAATgtttacacacacacactttcGTTTCTGTTTCATGGAATGAAGTGGCACGAACTGAGGATGTCCCTTCATACCATATGAACCTTTGCTCACATCGGTATGTATAGGCAAGTTTAATTTGTATGAAAAGAAGGGTAGCAAAACTGCTACAATGTGACATATTCGTgcaggttaaaaaaaaaggtgaaaaaaaacttaccTTGCTACTTGAAAACTTGGCACTAAGGTACTTTTTAACGATTTAAAACAATTGAataggaaattatttttcttttctccttgcATGGTGGAAGAACTACTTGTTTTAAAAATCTGCGTAAACTTGTTTATTATATTGGTGGAATTGCTGCAGCTGaacagggggaagaagaaaaaaactttttgGCCCTCTTAAAAGGTAACATTCATTCGAAATGTTTTCTTCTAAAGGTgtggaaattaaaaaaaagtttttgcatatttcttCTTGGCATACGATATGtgaaaatttaatttataaaaattttgaaaaataagaagaaaaaataaaagcaggAATGTTAAACGCGcgcaaaatatttaaagtgTACGATAATGCGGTTCGAAAATTGTAAGGTGGCCCGCAGCATTTAAACGCACATATGTTTACGtaaaagattttttttttttttttttcatttttaatctGTGAAATATATCTAgtttttatataaatgtcATTGCTAATCTTGTTAGCCCTTTTTTGTTATGTACACCAAGTGTGTGATAAGGGCGCCAAATGTtgagggggagggggaaagaaatacGCATTAAGGGAAGAATTAATGGAAGACGAAAACTGGAAAATCGTTTTGCTCATTGCATTTGTGTTGCTAAATATTCCTCACCTCAGTGAGGTTCTCGATGAGGAACAAATTGTTAAAGTGTTAACTGACAGAGTTGCGGAATTGCGTTAAGCAAATGGGtcacgggaaaaaaattaaaagggaTACAAACCAAGACAAATGAGCAGTTGTTGAACGGCGACCGGGGgaggtgtaaggaagaacaacaaagaaaaaaaaaaaaaaaaaaaggaaaatgccaAATTGTTGAAGGCGTttataatttctttcttttatttatgttaTCACCCTTAGTGCAGCTTTTTACTGTGTGTTATCGGTACATAATGTGTAAGAAGCAACTGCTTATAGACAAACGTGCATAATTGCCGCCTAGCAACAGGTGGTAATGTCAGCAAAGGAGGCGCTTCAAATATAAGTAAGCACCTTTCCCAACTCGGTGATTAATCTTGTTTTCACTTATCGGGCAAGAGGGAGAAAAGTAGGTGTAACTTTTGTATACCTCTGAAACGGTTATATTGTAAAGGATGTGAATTCTGTTCAGATGGTTTATATGGTCCGTACTGTACGTCTCATCGTTTGGCTTATGTGACAACATGTAGTTTTCTATTATGGACAAGCCACTTAAGGCATAACACGTATGATAATAATCAACTTTTTCCATCGGCTTGTCTTTCATGCCGCCTTTATTGCTTTGAGAGCATACGAGCAAATAGAGCTTCAGAAAATTCATATTAAACATGACGTTTCTATGCaggaattcatttttataattttcaaagtttatttgttctttctgtATTTGATTTGTCATGGGGGAGTTCTTACTACTCATGTGGTCATATTTGGACGGCGCATCGATGCAGTCGGAGTGGTGACTGTCCTTACCTTTGTTACGCGCTTTGTGGTTATCCGCTTCGTCGATAGAGGGATGTTCACCTTTTATCCCATTTGAAATGCTTCCCGttacattaattttttcaaaattgcaTGGTACATTAAAATTGGGGAAATCCGTGTTATCCACAATTTGGTCTTTTCCAAGGATAcgctttttcttatttccatttttgcaactcTGCAGGAACTGCTTTAATATATGCATTTCGTTtattaagaagaaaatggatCCAATCCAGAATGAGTAGCAAGCGTCCACTAACTTATTGGTTCTTCCCATGAATGCGCCCTCTAAGTTCCCTTGTTTGTTAATTAGCCAGTGTActaatttattcatattcaCTTTTTGAACTTTTCCTAGAATGCACAAAGTAGCCAATGCGCAATAGGTATAACCTCCGTGACTTTCCTGAAATTTCTCACTTGTAAATCCGCCCTCATAATTTTGACAGGacagaatatatttttccacatttttttttacttgatTAGTTAGTATGTGACACATGGAACATACTGCTATAGCACAGTACGTGCCTCTCATGTCtatctccccatttttgtgtaacCTAAATGAACCATCTTTACATTTTAACTTAAGGATATAGGAATGTAATTTCTTCCTATCGAGAaagcttaaaaaattattttcctcatcgtGTAGGTATATAAAGACACATACCGCCGCGTAGGTGGTTGCTATGTGGGTGTACTGATTTAGTCCACCTCCGAAGGCtccattttcgttttttattttatttaaataggTGAAGACGCACTGTTTTATGTAACGGAAGGTGGTCTTACCTAACTTCTGTTCAATCTCCAAATCGTTATGTAGGATGTATATAGTGTGAATACACCAATAGAAAATCCACGGCTTGGATGCTTCCAAAAAGCTCAaccttaaattttttacgaaAAATATATCAGTGCAGAATCTGAAATGTTTCTGCTTTTCCAGTTGTACATTTAAGACGCTGATAAATTTGTTGAGCAGAACGGAAGATTTGTTTAACtggaagtgaaaattttcaacgATTAATGTGTCCTCTTTGATGAGGGCATTTCTTAATTTAGCGACGTCCCGAGGGTCGTTGCTGGAAGGGGGGAGGTTTATATCTTTTGCGGCTTCTTCTGGCAACATTTCGCTTAAGTAGTGGGAACTGCTTCCCTCTTcatttgcacaatttgcGCTATCATCATCTGTGACTTTTTGCGTGCTGGTGTTGGCAGTAGGCCATTCTTCATTCAGACATGGACCTCCCTCTACCTTACTTTTGGCGTCTAAGG
Coding sequences within:
- a CDS encoding Farnesyltransferase beta subunit, producing MNADDTYMLRHNRKKHLALLLFELTKYEKRKDDFKPDFENDQFYNQVENLIQLLFNYIFNLSKENYTDCKEDVPHECYHSSSSENLSDILTNSSEDDEELSNFFPLKVVHAQEGDIPHIDNVKKENKLECIESKGGGENANKSSMETSRSSSSDSPNTDDSINRVTSVPEKNDRPNKASLQNRQEESPNHRNNNLMSEHFFNFNLKCNQNTQTVKEKKKVEKQILSIYYKTFSSNIIDLLLNSPTVEISDIILFFLFDNVGSIDDISSFFTKGHYTFEMIHKYIQKKKFRRSVTSSSKGTYKHTCENNPPHFEKSHQTDDTKSECIMGKEQEGGRQSSDEKTMTGQNTEERFPPLDAKSKVEGGPCLNEEWPTANTSTQKVTDDDSANCANEEGSSSHYLSEMLPEEAAKDINLPPSSNDPRDVAKLRNALIKEDTLIVENFHFQLNKSSVLLNKFISVLNVQLEKQKHFRFCTDIFFVKNLRLSFLEASKPWIFYWCIHTIYILHNDLEIEQKLGKTTFRYIKQCVFTYLNKIKNENGAFGGGLNQYTHIATTYAAVCVFIYLHDEENNFLSFLDRKKLHSYILKLKCKDGSFRLHKNGEIDMRGTYCAIAVCSMCHILTNQVKKNVEKYILSCQNYEGGFTSEKFQESHGGYTYCALATLCILGKVQKVNMNKLVHWLINKQGNLEGAFMGRTNKLVDACYSFWIGSIFFLINEMHILKQFLQSCKNGNKKKRILGKDQIVDNTDFPNFNVPCNFEKINVTGSISNGIKGEHPSIDEADNHKARNKGKDSHHSDCIDAPSKYDHMSSKNSPMTNQIQKEQINFENYKNEFLHRNVMFNMNFLKLYLLVCSQSNKGGMKDKPMEKVDYYHTCYALSGLSIIENYMLSHKPNDETYSTDHINHLNRIHILYNITVSEVYKSYTYFSPSCPISENKINHRVGKGAYLYLKRLLC